A window from Lytechinus pictus isolate F3 Inbred chromosome 9, Lp3.0, whole genome shotgun sequence encodes these proteins:
- the LOC129268589 gene encoding uncharacterized protein LOC129268589, whose protein sequence is MLVSDAIYNRFLDNCRLVFHTQSISRYIERADGLLINDSSSLNPRLYINTTFLRKFAEGKGRIWVILNITNEVSMMRIKQEVIEEEEGFSPGEPMEFKSSSGGKISLKRGTEELTSLPSSNTGEVGTVQPKVKQEVEKSDLHSQSCSVPTGNTSQEQVAETLTPMQCSNPGDKGTVRQKVKQEVEKSDLHSQSDSMFSENKKPKQEAENLIPEQKIDTLTPDHDAQTLIRVQEAETLTTVNEAETLTPIQSSSLGDKGTAQQKVKQEVEKSYLHSQSDSMFSENKKPKQEAETLTPDHETETKVQEAETLTPMQTSISREKGATEQKVKQELRNSDMHFQSDSLPLGNIRPKQEAETLTPMQSSNPGDKRTVQQKVKQEAENSVLHNSQSGSVPSGNMNPQDAETLTPVQSSNPGEIGTVLQEVKQKERTSDLHSQSGSLQTGNVNPLEAETLASVQSSNPGEKGTVQQKVKQEAECSDLHSQSDSMFSSITIEIVLKEEQSAMPPSAGKNAMYIPRPPLQCTFKTETDEEKIREDSVPQKQEGKTCGAPFVDPKKDVGNHDQNLKKAGGQEREESISRLPQVTNTMPKNDVMSGTNMQEESSCDETRDPNKSKELLAPSPHVNSSQNRGRPSAQPENSHSTNGTPLGVLNIMRKISGGKVCRLKLKKCKLLEQCVNQDVSDHDQNLNKAGLPERQDSISRIPQVTDTMPQDSAVTETSMTDQQEESSPHDVCGDLTTDPPESQELLTSTSHMNSVPGQGGTSMTDKQAETSPQDVCGDLTTDPPESQELLTSTSHMNSVPGQGGTSMTDKQAETSPQDVSDGITTDTPESQELLTSTSHMNSVPGQGGTSMTDKQGETSSQDVSDDITTDPPESQELMTSTSHVNSIQKQVGPCPLPESSNNADHILDETALMRKYGGGKICRLKLKKCDSLIESEGSVAKRKQYRVTFTEEKTFECSHCEKKFACKQSLQSHLVTHTGKKCYECSYCKRKFAHQQSLNSHLVTHTGEKKYECSYCKKKFGHRTNLQVHIRIHTGEKPYECSHCKRKFAYKTSLNCHLLTHTGEKPYECSQCEKKFGRKHHLDIHLATHSGEKPYECPRCKKKFKHKSDIRSHLFLHTGKKPHECPQCKMKFAFKGGLKAHLLTHTGEKTFECSHCEKKFAQKSSLSYHLLSHSGEKPFECPQCDKKFTTKKYLQTHLRCHTGEKPYECSHCKKRFSCKSALNSHLLTHTGEKRYECPLCKRKFARNRQFKHHLLLHKDERAFKCSHCEKRFVTKSALNNHMLLHTREKQFECPHCERKFRRKDCLHIHLKTHTGEKPYPCPHCTRKFAYRTSLEYHLLTHTGEKPHECPQCKQKFGHKNSLNNHLLRHAGEKPYKCSLCEKKYVLKTSLDMHLATHTGEKRYECSHCGMKFIHRNYLRNHLKVHKGKKSHKCPHCKKKFLRKSQLTSHLLTHTGEQAYECEQCKKKFKHKHGLHVHLRIHTGEKPYKCSQCKMKFGLKSALNRHLLTHTGVKPYDCKRCKKKFARKESLNIHLRKHTCTE, encoded by the exons ATGCTGGTTTCTGA CGCCATCTACAATCGTTTTCTGGACAATTGTCGTCTGGTATTTCATACCCAATCGATATCGAGATATATCGAGCGAGCCGATGGATTGCTGATCAATGACTCAAGTTCACTCAACCCACGCCTCTACATCAATACGACGTTTTTGAGGAAATTTGCtgaaggaaagggaagaatatGGGTCATTTTAAAC ATCACAAATGAAGTCAGCATGATGAGGATCAAACAAGAAGTtatagaggaggaggagggattCTCTCCAGGAGAACCCATGGAGTTTAAGTCTAGCTCTGGAG GAAAGATAAGTCTGAAACGAGGAACTGAGGAATTGACATCATTGCCATCTTCAAATACTGGGGAAGTAGGAACTGTCCAACCAAAAGTCAAGCAAGAAGTGGAGAAGAGTGACTTACATTCACAGTCATGCTCAGTGCCTACAGGAAACACAAGCCAAGAGCAAGTAGCAGAGACTTTAACCCCAATGCAGTGTTCAAATCCTGGAGATAAAGGAACTGTCCGACAGAAAGTCAAACAAGAAGTAGAGAAAAGTGACTTACATTCCCAATCAGATTCGATGTTTTCTGAAAACAAAAAGCCAAAGCAAGAAGCAGAGAATTTAATCCCAGAACAAAAAATAGACACTTTAACCCCAGACCATGACGCACAGACTTTAATCCGAGTGCAAGAAGCAGAAACTTTAACCACAGTGAATGAAGCAGAGACTTTAACCCCAATCCAATCTTCGAGTCTTGGAGATAAAGGAACTGCCCAACAGAAAGTCAAGCAAGAAGTTGAGAAAAGTTACTTACATTCCCAATCAGATTCAATGTTTTCTGAAAACAAAAAGCCAAAGCAAGAAGCAGAGACTTTAACCCCAGACCATGAAACAGAGACCAAAGTGCAAGAAGCAGAGACTTTAACACCAATGCAGACTTCAATATCTCGGGAAAAAGGAGCTACAGAACAGAAAGTCAAGCAAGAACTAAGGAACAGTGACATGCATTTCCAATCAGATTCATTGCCTTTAGGAAACATAAGACCAAAGCAAGAAGCAGAGACTTTAACTCCAATGCAGTCTTCAAATCCTGGAGATAAAAGAACTGTCCAACAGAAAGTTAAGCAAGAAGCAGAGAACAGTGTCTTACATAATTCGCAATCAGGTTCAGTGCCTTCAGGAAACATGAATCCACAAGATGCAGAGACTTTAACCCCAGTACAGTCTTCAAATCCTGGGGAAATAGGAACTGTCCTACAGGAAGTCAAGCAAAAAGAAAGGACCAGTGACTTACATTCGCAGTCGGGTTCATTGCAGACAGGAAACGTAAATCCACTAGAAGCAGAGACCTTAGCCTCAGTACAGTCTTCAAATCCTGGGGAAAAAGGAACTGTCCAACAGAAAGTCAAGCAAGAAGCAGAGTGCAGTGACTTACATTCCCAATCAGATTCAATGTTTTCATCAATCACCATTGAAATTGTCCTCAAGGAAGAGCAATCAGCCATGCCACCATCTGCGGGGAAGAATGCTATGTACATCCCCCGTCCTCCATTGCAGTGCACCTTCAAGACTGAGACAGATGAGGAAAAGATTAGAGAGGATTCTGTTCCACAAAAACAAGAAG GAAAAACTTGTGGTGCGCCATTTGTGGATCCCAAAAAAGACGTCGGCAATCATGATCAGAACCTTAAAAAGGCAGGGGgacaagagagagaggaaagcaTTTCCAGACTACCTCAAGTAACGAATACAATGCCAAAGAATGATGTCATGTCAGGAACAAACATGCAAGAGGAATCCAGTTGTGATGAAACTAGAGATCCTAACAAATCCAAAGAACTACTGGCACCGTCACCTCATGTGAATTCGAGTCAAAATCGAGGCAGACCAAGTGCACAACCTGAAAACTCACATAGTACTAATGGTACACCGCTAGGCGTGCTAAACATCATGAGGAAAATTAGTGGTGGCAAAGTATGCCGTCTCAAACTGAAGAAGT GTAAACTTCTTGAGCAATGTGTGAATCAAGATGTCAGTGATCATGATCAGAACCTTAATAAGGCAGGGTTACCAGAGAGACAGGATAGCATTTCCAGAATACCTCAAGTAACGGACACAATGCCACAGGATAGTGCTGTTACAGAAACATCTATGACTGATCAGCAAGAGGAATCCAGTCCACATGATGTGTGTGGTGATCTAACCACAGATCCCCCGGAATCTCAGGAACTACTGACATCAACAAGCCATATGAATTCAGTCCCAGGTCAAGGAGGAACATCTATGACTGACAAGCAAGCGGAAACCAGTCCACAGGATGTGTGTGGTGATCTAACCACAGATCCCCCGGAATCTCAGGAACTACTGACATCAACAAGCCATATGAATTCAGTCCCAGGTCAAGGAGGAACATCTATGACTGACAAGCAAGCGGAAACCAGTCCACAGGATGTGTCTGATGGTATAACAACAGATACCCCGGAATCACAAGAACTACTGACATCGACAAGCCATATGAATTCAGTCCCAGGTCAAGGAGGAACATCTATGACCGACAAGCAAGGGGAAACCAGTTCACAggatgtgtctgatgatataaCTACAGATCCCCCAGAGTCCCAAGAACTAATGACATCGACAAGCCATGTGAATTCAATTCAGAAGCAAGTAGGTCCATGTCCCCTGCCGGAAAGCTCAAATAATGCTGATCATATTCTAGATGAGACAGCACTTATGAGGAAATATGGCGGTGGCAAGATTTGCCGTCTTAAGTTGAAGAAATGTGACAGTTTGATAGAGTCTGAAGGTTCAGTAGCAAAAAGGAAGCAATATCGAGTAAcattcacagaagaaaaaacatttgagTGTTCACATTGCGAAAAGAAATTTGCATGCAAGCAAAGTCTTCAGTCTCATCTTGTAACCCACacaggaaaaaaatgttatgaatgTTCATATTGCAAAAGAAAATTTGCACACCAGCAAAGCCTTAATTCTCATCTTGTAACCCACACAGGAGAGAAAAAGTATGAGTGTTCATATtgcaaaaagaaatttggacATAGGACAAATCTCCAAGTTCACATCAGAATACACACCGGAGAAAAACCTTATGAATGTTCGCATTGCAAAAGGAAGTTTGCATATAAGACTAGCCTCAACTGTCATCTTTTAACTCACACGGGAGAAAAACCTTATGAATGTTCACAATGTGAAAAGAAATTTGGACGCAAGCATCATCTTGACATTCATCTGGCAACACACTCAGGCGAAAAACCTTATGAGTGTCCACGttgtaaaaagaaatttaaGCATAAGAGTGATATCAGGTCCCATCTCTTCTTACACACGGGTAAAAAACCTCATGAATGTCCACaatgcaaaatgaaatttgcattCAAGGGTGGTCTAAAGGCTCATCTTCTTACCCACACAGGGGAAAAAACTTTTGAGTGTTCACATTGTGAAAAGAAATTTGCACAAAAGAGTAGTCTCAGCTATCATCTCTTGTCCCATTCAGGAGAAAAACCTTTTGAATGTCCACAATGCGACAAGAAATTTACAACTAAGAAATATCTCCAGACTCACCTCCGATGCCACACAGGAGAAAAGCCTTATGAATGTTCACATTGTAAAAAGAGATTTTCATGTAAGAGTGCTCTCAATTCTCATCTCTTAACTCACACAGGAGAAAAACGTTACGAATGCCCACTATGCAAAAGGAAATTTGCACGCAACCGACAGTTCAAACATCATCTCTTACTCCACAAAGATGAAAGAGCTTTTAAATGTTCACATTGTGAAAAGAGATTTGTAACCAAAAGTGCACTCAATAATCATATGCTTTTGCACACAAGAGAAAAACAGTTTGAATGTCCACATTGTGAAAGGAAATTCAGACGAAAGGATTGTCTCCACATTCATCTCAAAACACACACCGGAGAAAAACCTTATCCATGTCCACATTGCACAAGGAAATTCGCATATAGGACTAGCCTCGAATATCATCTTTTAACCCACACGGGAGAAAAACCTCATGAATGTCCACAATGCAAACAGAAATTTGGACATAAGAATAGTCTTAACAATCATCTCCTAAGGCATGCCGGAGAAAAACCTTATAAGTGTTcactttgtgaaaaaaaatatgtgcttaAGACTAGTCTGGACATGCATCTAGCGACCCATACAGGGGAAAAACGTTATGAGTGTTCACATTGTGGAATGAAATTTATACATAGGAATTATCTCAGAAATCATCTCAAAGTCCACAAAGGCAAAAAGAGTCATAAATGTCCACACTGCAAAAAGAAATTTTTAAGGAAGAGTCAACTTACAAGTCATCTCCTAACACACACAGGAGAACAAGCATATGAGTGTGAACAATGCAAAAAGAAATTTAAACATAAACATGGCCTCCACGTTCATCTCAGAATACACACTGGGGAAAAGCCTTATAAATGTTCACAgtgcaaaatgaaatttggactCAAGAGTGCGCTTAACCGTCATCTCTTAACTCATACAGGGGTAAAACCTTATGATTGCAAACGTTGCAAAAAGAAATTTGCACGTAAGGAGAGTCTTAACATTCATCTCcgaaaacatacatgtacagaataA
- the LOC129268591 gene encoding retinol dehydrogenase 8-like translates to MAQKITLITGCSSGIGLNLAVKLGKDAAKKYLVYSTMRNLDKKGPLQEAADSALNDTMFIRPLDVVSDDSVKNAVKEIIDEHGRIDIVVNNAGIATFNPIEYSSIGDIRDVVETNFFGPIRIIQAVLPHMKDQRSGHIVNVSSITGLLGLPFYETYSASKHAMEGLTEALAIRMKSFNVKLSSIIPGLVDTEMNSNIVVGNRLPSKVEVDPLTREQLKILRTHVTDYFENTVQTSDEVCEVIQNVIETGQQDAAIRFKTSDVVANRTSMKMSDFGGSTWLEFARKMVEDPIMAYLSDDESQI, encoded by the exons ATGGCACAGAAAATTACGCTGATCACGGGATGTTCATCGGGCATTGGTCTCAATCTGGCAGTCAAACTAGGAAAGGATGCAGCGAAAAAGTATTTGGTTTATTCGACCATGCGAAACCTTGACAAGAAAGGACCGCTCCAGGAAGCTGCGGATAGCGCCCTCAACGACACTATGTTTATTCGTCCTCTCGACGTCGTCAGTGATGACTCTGTGAAAAATGCTGTCAAAGAAATCATCGACGAACATGGTCGAATCGACATAGTTG TTAACAATGCTGGAATCGCCACATTCAACCCGATAGAGTATTCTTCAATTGGTGACATTCGAGATGTAGTGGAGACAAACTTCTTTGGACCTATTCGGATTATCCAAGCAGTGCTACCTCATATGAAAGACCAGCGATCAGGTCATATCGTCAATGTTAGCTCCATTACCGGCCTCTTGG GATTGCCATTCTACGAGACGTACTCTGCTTCTAAGCACGCCATGGAAGGACTCACAGAAGCATTAGCCATCAGAATGAAATCCTTCAATGTAAA ACTATCTAGCATAATACCGGGCCTTGTTGACACAGAAATGAATAGTAATATCGTCGTTGGGAACCGACTACCATCTAAAGTAGAAGTTGACCCACTCACAAGAGAACAACTTAAGATTCTGAGGACCCATGTAAC CGATTACTTTGAGAACACGGTCCAGACGTCTGACGAAGTCTGCGAGGTAATTCAGAACGTGATCGAGACGGGGCAACAGGACGCAGCAATCAGGTTCAAAACCAGCGACGTCGTAGCAAACAGGACATCCATGAAAATGTCTGACTTTGGAGGAAGCACTTGGCTAGAGTTCGCTCGGAAGATGGTGGAGGATCCGATCATGGCCTACTTAAGTGATGACGAGTCACAAATTTAA